The genomic window CTGTTTCTTGGGGGGAAATTTCGGTAGAAGAATAGGGGcatggatggagggaaggaagacagGTTAGCGCGCCTCATGGGAAACCACTGGGGAGTCAGGGACTGCTTGTCTCCGAAATAGATCAAGATATTTCCTAGGGGATCGTTTGGAGGAGAATCTGGGGGCAGAGTTTGGCTTATTACCAAAACTTGCCTTCTTTCCGATGTGACTGGAAGTTTAGGGGTGCTTCAGGGCCGAGGCAGCCAGGGTTCTGCCTTAAGACAAAAAGATACAAGCAGCAATAGCAGCAGACTCTAGAGGTTTGCAGCCACTACTTTGGCGTGGTCTGGGCGTGACCAATTTCACTGGCAACTCCCCTTCTTCCTAATCCCCCCCTCCGGCCGTTTCCCATTGGCTACTAGCAAGACCAATGAGCATCCAGATTGAGGTCCTACCCCAAGGCTGACTCAGGAGTTGTTGCCAAAACTTTGCTAGTTttagagaagttttttttaaaaatatatttgttactGTTGTTTTAAATTTAGCTGTTAGAGTTTCGTTGTTGTTtgggttttgtctttttttttctctccctctcctccctttctctagACTCTTCCCGAGAGCTGTGAGTGTCGGAGGTGGGGGGAGAAGCGTCCCCCTCCCACCGCCCCCGCCGCCCCGCACCTCCCCGCCTCCCAGCGGCCCCTCACTCGCCTTGGACCAGCGGGGAGCGCGGCCGCGCAGAGCCCTCCTTCCAGTGGGTGGAGAAGCAGTTGGGGGTAAGGAAAGTGACTGGGGCCGGAGCCCGACCCTAGCCTCGGGCTCGTGGAGTTTCCACGtcttccaggcttccctcccGGCTCGGAGGAGAAGCGAAAGCTGGTGGGTTTTTCTCCGCGTCCTTCTCTGGCCTCGGGGAGACAGCGGCACCACTGCACCCCTGCCCTCTCCTCCCCACTCAACCCCCGGCTGTGCGGAGGCAGCGGCTAGCGACCCAGGATGTTCGCGGCGGGGCTGGCTCCCTTCTACGCCTCCAACTTCAGCCTCTGGTCGGCGGCTTACTGCTCCCCAGCCGGCGCAGCGAGCTGCTCCTTCCCCCTGGATCCCGCCGCAGTCAAGAAGCCCTCCTTTTGCATCGCAGACATCCTGCACGCGGGCGTGGGGGAGCCGGGGCCAGCGGCCGAGAGCCTCTCCGGAGCCTCCTCTACCGCCCTTTCGGCCCACTTGGGCTCAGTTCACCCCCACGCTCCATTTCAAGCTGCTGCTGGATCCCCCTTGCGACCCACTCCAGTCGTGGCGCCCCCCGAAGTCCCAGCCGCCTTCTCCCAGAGGCTGTCTCCACTCTCGGCCgcctatcaccaccaccatcaccaccagcaACCaccgcagcagcagcagcagcagccgccgccgccgcagcagcagcagcagccgccacagcagcagcagcaggcaccgccgccgccgccgccacatCGGCCCGGGGCCATCCAGTCCCAAGTCCCCGGGGCCAGGATGCTTGCGAACCCTCATCATCATAACGGCTCAACTCCTGCCCCGTCCAGCAAGGACCTCAAGTTTGGGATTGACCGAATATTGTCGGCGGAGTTCGATCCCAAAGTGAAGGAAGGCAACACGCTGAGGGGTAGGTCCGAGCCGAGACCCCGTCAGGCCTCCCCCCCACCCATCTGACGGCTAGGCtccttgtttatctttttaatggGAAGCTTTTAAAGAAAGGGAATATGGGGAAGGAAGCGGACCAACTTTGCCGTGGCATAGCTAAAATTGAGCCTTAATCCTTGCCTTCCCTAAAAAGCAGTATTCTCCcgtaaacattaaaaacaaacaaaaaaccacacCCTCACAATGATTTTGACTTCTATAATATGCTGTGCTCTCAGTTTACTCACCTAGCAAGCTGTAGCTAGAAGTGCCCGTCTTTGAAAgattttctgttcctttttctctgttctcTAGTAAAATTCCCCTAGAGAGTACGTAAAGTCTTGGACGGAGAAGgtaaaaattcttaaaacttGCCATCCTCTAGTTTAGGGGACAGAATGAAGGTCTGCTTTCCCCCAAGTTGTATAGAAAGACACTTGACAGGTGACTTCGTTTTGTAGTTGAAattaaaacactatatatatgtatatatacatatatatagtgtgCACTTATACAAGCcacttgtttgtgtgtgtgtgtgtgtgtgtgtgtgtgtgtgtgtgtgtgtgtgttttatatttGCAGATTTGCCTTAAGGAGGTCGGGAAGGGGAGGGATAAAAAGGAGTGACATGATTCCGTGATTCCCAGATAAATCTCCTCTCGAACTAATCTCTGGAGTAACATGATTCCGTGATTTCCAGATAAATCTCCCCTCGAActaatctttttgaaaatttaaaagggaagataaaggaATAACATAAAGCATCATGACTTGATTCGAGAGTGTGGATTTACTGGAGGTGTAACGGGCTCTCCTTGTTCCTGTGCACACAGATCTTACCTCCTTACTAACCACCGGCCGGCAAACTGGGCTTCACCTTTCGGCTTTGCAGCCTTCTGCGGGCCACTTCTTCGCATCTCTAGATCCTATTAACGAGGCCTCTGGTATCCTGAGTCCCTTAAACTCAAACCCGAGAAGTTCAGTTCAGCACCAGTTTCAAGACACTTTTCCAGGTACAGAAATCCTGCTTTTGGGAATCCTATTCCATTCTAAGAATTCAGGTCTTACAGTCCCCTGGGGACAAGAGGTGAGAGTCAGTTTCAAAACCAAATGGAACCAGTCTCAAATATGAAATTCTCTTTCCACTGAATTGCCCCACCTAGGCTATTGAATCCAGGGAggtcaatgaatattttaaaaattctttgcaatGGTGGGTAGATAACTGATTAcaagatttaaaatgaaagttttccTATTGAGTGATTGAGGAGTACCATCACATTTCAAAGGTCCTCTTTTGAagaagggtggggggagggggcactACATATAGGGTCAGGAAATGGGGGGAACTCTTCCCACTCTTGCTGCATGAGTGAATCAGctggaaaaaagatattttacataactaTGATTGTAAATTGATTGTAAAGTCATTAAGAATCTtgaagtaggggcggctaggtggtgtagtggataaagccttggagtcaggaggacctgggttcaaattcggtctcagacacttaattacccagctgtgtggccttgggcaagccacttaaccccatttgccttgtaaaaacctaaaaaaaagaatctcgaAGTAAAAGTCCtaaaaaggggggagagagagagagagagagagagagagagagagagagagagagagagaaaggaagaggaggaaaaggagaaaaagaaaagggagaaagatagTGGTGGAAATTTGAGACAATTATCTGGATCACTGAGACCAAAATACATTTTGCCTATACCAGTGGAAAGGTAaatgcatttgttttgttttttttttctttgagttttccaGAAAATGGCCTCAATAATCCTTTCCATTTAGTTCGCTTATGTTGACAGATTTGTTGTATTCAGGGCTTCAAACTTACTCTATGGAAACAGAACTGAGAATCTCCGGGTAGGATTATTTGCAGAACTCTACACTTTGATAGAAtaaatgttttcatatatattacCCCAGCTTTGGCCGTGGGTGAAAAACTCCTCACACTCTCTGGTGTATTTATCAATaacctgtcttttctttcttcccttccctttctcctttcttgcttgttttcttcccattcccctcccttccttccaaatCCACAGGTCCCTATGCGGTTCTAACGAAGGACACCATGCCGCAAACATACAAGAGGAAGCGTTCTTGGTCTCGCGCGGTTTTTTCCAACCTGCAGAGGAAAGGTTTGGAGAAAAGATTTGAGATTCAGAAGTATGTCACGAAGCCAGACAGAAAGCAGCTAGCGGCGATGCTGGGCCTGACAGATGCGCAAGTAAGATTCTTTAGCTGCTGTTGCTATCTAATTTAGACTGCAGGCCCTGCCCGGAGGGTTGTCCCAGCTTAGATTCTTGTagtcttttcctccctcccacccctaaAGTCTTGCTTTTGAGTCCAAGGGGACCTTCTTTCCTGTAGTTTTCGCTATTTCAGAGTAGTGCTGTTCTGGAAGATGTAAACTCATTTTAAACGTACTCCCATCCACTTTaccagtgaaaaataaaatattgaatttcatGAGATCTTATTGAAACTCATATCTTATTGCAAAAGAGCAGAGAGTggatgggtgggggtgggggaaaagagagaggcaGGAGAAGAAAAAGGCCTTAACTTAGCCCAGCCTTTAAGATTTATGTCAATATACCCTGCCTGTTTATTTTGGCCAGTAGAGGAAAGTACAACCAAGAAAGCCAATAGGCCGCGGGAGATAATACTTATGTACTCGACCGAAGGGCAGTTCTCCATAGGAGGCAGATTAtttcaaaggagataaaaattcataaatcgagagattttttccctcttcctccttcctcggCCGCTGTTGCTGCCGGATTGTGAAATCCCTCCTTGTGAGGAAGTGAAAACCTCTTTTCAAACGGAATtatttactccccccccccccgccctccccccctccccaccattgGGTGAGGAGGACGCTGGCTGTGGACAAGCCTAAACCAGTCGAATTTTCTAACTTTGCGGTCGCTGAAGAAAGAATTGGTTTCCTGGATGGAGaaaactgtttctttcttttctttttttctctctttttaaaaaacatgcaaAGGCTTTTCAACAGGTTTCATACTTTTCTTTTAACCTCCAACACAATAGGAAATCTATGAATACTCTATTTAGATTAAAGCAGACTGAGGGACCAA from Macrotis lagotis isolate mMagLag1 chromosome 2, bilby.v1.9.chrom.fasta, whole genome shotgun sequence includes these protein-coding regions:
- the HLX gene encoding H2.0-like homeobox protein, which translates into the protein MFAAGLAPFYASNFSLWSAAYCSPAGAASCSFPLDPAAVKKPSFCIADILHAGVGEPGPAAESLSGASSTALSAHLGSVHPHAPFQAAAGSPLRPTPVVAPPEVPAAFSQRLSPLSAAYHHHHHHQQPPQQQQQQPPPPQQQQQPPQQQQQAPPPPPPHRPGAIQSQVPGARMLANPHHHNGSTPAPSSKDLKFGIDRILSAEFDPKVKEGNTLRDLTSLLTTGRQTGLHLSALQPSAGHFFASLDPINEASGILSPLNSNPRSSVQHQFQDTFPGPYAVLTKDTMPQTYKRKRSWSRAVFSNLQRKGLEKRFEIQKYVTKPDRKQLAAMLGLTDAQVKVWFQNRRMKWRHSKEAQAQKDKEKDSTEKQQGVVPTTECEREDRSPSRSEGESESSDSESLDLVPSDTERTEGTEQLLHQTSVIKSSSSSTSSSSSSSPNTTTITTTTTTTTSGSSSSSSNNSMHSSCGPELQTPLPLHCTANESPEPPQLGGL